CCCGTCACCGAGGAGGCGCGGGCCCGCCTGGTCGACCTGGCCCACTTCGTGGCCGATCGCGACCGCTAGGAGACCCCGCCGCGCGGGGCGCAACCGCCTGCTGCGAGGTTCCGATAGCTTTGGGCACGGAGGTTCACGGCGCCGATGATCCTGGATAACGTCAACAGCCCGAAGGACCTGCGGGTGCTCGACCAGTCCGAGCTCGCCCAGCTGGCCGACGAGATCCGTGCCTTCGTGGTGGAGGCCGTGTCGGCCACGGGCGGCCACCTGGGCTCGAACCTGGGGGCGGTCGAGCTCACCCTCGCCGTCCACCGCGTCTTCGACTCGCCACGTGACGTGATCCTGTGGGACACCGGTCACCAGGCCTACGTCCACAAGCTCGTGACCGGGCGGCGCGACGGCTTCGCCCAGCTCCGCCAGGCCGGGGGCCTGTCGGGGTACCCCTCGCGCCGGGAGTCCGAGCACGACTGGGTCGAGAACAGCCACGCCTCCACCATCCTCAGCTACGCCCACGGCATCTCGACCGCGCTCGACCTGGGCGCACAGGGCGACGACGCCGACCGCCGGGTGGTGGCGATCGTCGGCGACGGGGCGCTCACCGGGGGGATGGCCTACGAGGCGCTCAACAACCTGGGCCACAGCGGGCGCCGCGTGGTGATCGTCCTCAACGACAACGGCCGGTCCTACGCCCCCACCGTGTCGCACCTGTCGGAGAGCCTGACCCGGCTGCGGCTCAACCCCTCCTACGTCCAGGCCCGCAACCGCGTCAAGCAGTTCCTGCGGGACGTGCCCGCCATCGGCGGCCTGGCCTACACGAGCGCACAGGGTCTGACGGCGGCGATGCGCGAGGTCATCGAGCCGCACGTGTTCTTCGAATCGCTCGGTGTGCGCTACACCGGTCCCCTCGACGGCCACGACATCGAGGTCATGGAACAGGCCCTGGGGCACGCCGCCGAGTGGGACGGACCCATCGTGGTCCACGTCCTCACGCACAAGGGCAAGGGCTACGCCCCCGCCGAGGACGACCAGGTGCAACGCCTGCACGATCTCAAGGTGCGCCCGGCCAGCGCCGGCCCCGCGGGCGACGGGGACGCGCCCATCCAGTGCACCGACGCCTTCACCCAGGCCATGGTCGAGATCGGTGAGGACCACCCGAGCGTCGTGGCCATCACCGCGGCCATGCCCGGGCCGACCGGGCTCCTGCCGTTCCAGTCCAAGTTCCCTGACCGGTGCTTCGACGTCGGGATCGCCGAGCAGCACGCGGTGACGGCGGCGGCGGGCATGGCGATGATGGGCCTGCGACCCGTGGTGGCCGTCTACTCGACCTTCCTGTGCCGCGCCTTCGACCAGGCCAACCTGGACGTGGGCCTCCACGGGCTCCCGGTGGTCTTCGCCCTCGACCGGGCCGGCATCACCGGGGACGACGGCCCGTCGCATCATGGCGTGCTGGATCTGGCCCTCACCCTGGCCATCCCCGGCATGACCGTCTTCGCGCCCTCGTCGGCCCAGGAGATGCCCGTCATGCTGCGGACGGCCCTGGAGCTCGACGGCCCCGCCTCCATCCGGTACCCGAAGGGGCCCGCCCTCCAGGTCGACCCGGCCAGCGTGGGCTCGGGCACCTCGGCCCGCAAGGTCCGCCAGGGCGACGGCACCGTGTGCCTCCTCGCCGTGGGCAAGATGCTGGCCGCCGCCGAGCAGGCAGCCGACGAGCTCGCGGCCGAGGGCATCGGCGCCACCATCTGGGACGTGCGGGTGGTGAAGCCGCCCGACCCGGCGATGCTCACCGACGCCGCCGGGCACGGGGTGGTCGTCACCATCGAGGATGGCATCCGGGTCGGCGGGGCGGGCGCCTTCCTGGTCGACGCCATGGCCTCCCTGGACGAGACGCGACGCATCCCGCCCGTGCTCGTGCTCGGTATCCCCGTCGCCTACATCCCCCAGGGGAAGCCCGCCCAGATCCTCGCCGACCTCGACCTCGACGGGCGGGGCATCGCGGCGTCTGTCCGCAAGGTGCTGGAGACGAGTCAGGCGACCGCTCGGTTCGACCTGGACTGATCCCCCAGCCGCCCCGTCAGATAGAGCTCAGGCGCTGGGCTCGCTACCCACCACGCTGACGAAGCTGACGCATTCGCCGGGCGAGCCGCCCAGGTTGTGGGTGAGCCCCAGGGTGCGGCCGCGGTCCAGCGCCGCGACCCGGCGCTCGGCCGGAGCCTCGCCCCGCAGCTGAAGCCAGCACTCGAACAGCATGCGCAACCCCGAGGCCCCGATGGGGTGGCCGAAGCTCTTGAGGCCGCCGTCGGGGTTGACCGCCAGCTCCCCGTCGAGATCGAAGGTGCCGGCCAGCACCTCCTTCCACGCTGAGCCGCGCTCGGCGAAGCCCAGGTCCTCCATGAGCACCAGCTCGGTCGGCGTGAAGCAGTCGTGGACCTCCGCCATGGCCAGCTCGGCCCGGGGGTCGGTGATCCCGGCCTGGCGGTAGGCGTCGGCCGCCGAGCGCACGACCTCCTCGAACGTCGTGTAGTCGTAGCCGGGGTCGATGGGACCGGCGGCAGGGCCGGCGGCAAAGGAGAGCGCCTTCACGTACAGCGGGTTGTCGCAGTAGCGGTGGGCGTCCTCGGCCCGCACGATCACCGCCGCAGCCGAGCCGTCGCTCACCCCCGAGCAGTCGAAGATGCCGAGGGGGCCGGCCACGATGGGCGAGCAGGCGATGTCCTCCTTGGGCACCTCCTTGCGGAACTGGGCACGGGGGTTGCGGGCTCCGTTGTGGTGGTTCTTCCACGCGATGCGGGTGAAGACGTCCTTGAGCTCGGCCTGGTCGACCCCGTACTTGTGGGCGTAGGCCGGCGACAGGAGGCTGAACAGAGCGGGAGCGGTCAGGCTGGCGGCGGTGCCATCGTCCACCGGCCTGGCCGTGACCAGGCCCGAGAAGCCCGAGTCCTTGAGCTTCTCCACCCCGATGGCCATGGCCGTGTCGTAGGCACCGGAGGCCACCGCGTAACAGGCATTGCGGAATGCCTCCGAGCCCGTGGCGCACATGTTCTCCAGCCGGCTGACGGGCCGGTAGTCGAGCTTGAGGGGGCGCGACAGGGTGAGCCCGCTGATGCCCGAGCCCATGGTGCCGAGCCAGAAGGCGTCGATGTCGTCGATCTTGACCCCCGCCGATCCGATGGCGTCGTTGGCCGCGTCGACGAGCAGGTGGTCGGCTCCCTTGTCCCAGTGCTCGCCGAACGGCGTGCACCCCATCCCCACGATGGCGACGCGATCACGGATCCCGTTCGATGCCATCAGCCCTGTACCTCCTCTTGGGTCGCCCGCACCGGGCGGGCCTTCCAGAAGTAATTGTGCACCCCGTTGGCGGTGAACAGCCGCCGGAACGTCATCTCCACGCGGTCACCGATGGCGACCGCCTCAGGGTCCACGTCCGTCAGCTCGCAGCGGAATCGGCCGCCTCCGTCGAAGTCGACCACCGCGGCCACCACCGGGGGGCTCAGCGAGAATGCCAGGCGATCGACGGTGAAGGTCGCCACCGTGGCGGGGACGTCTGCGAGGCGCTCGGGCACCATGTGATCCACGGCGCGGCAGTGCACGCACACCCTGGTGGGCGGCAGGTGGCGCGTACCGCACGCGGTGCAGCGCGATCCCGTGAAGCCGAGCTTCCAAGCCTCCGAGCGGAACGACGGCGGCGCCGCGGGCGCTTCGGGATCGGGTCGGCGGGGAGGCTCCCGCACCAGCTGCCCCCGCCAGGTCAGGAACGACGTGTAGGACAGGCCTGGGCGCCCGGACTCGATCTGCTCGGCCAGCGTGCCGGCCCGGCGGGTGGAGGCGTACTCCGTGAGGGCGTCCGTGGTGCGGAACAGGCGCACGTCGGCCCCGTCGGCCAGGGTCACCAGGGCGACGATCTGGCCCGGCGCGGCGCGGTCGAGTGCGGCGGCGAGCATGAGGCCGGGCTGGGCGGCGCCGGCGTTGCCGATGGACGGCGTGAGGTCCGGCGCCACCGCTTCGCGACGCACGCCGGAGACGGCGAGGAAACGGCGGGCGGCCCGGCTGTGCGTGCCGGTCACGAGGAGGTGGTCGATCTCTTCCGCGGTGATGCCCGCATCCTTCAGGGCGTGGGTGAACGCGGCTTCGGCCAGTGGCAGGTAGGCGTGCTCTCCGAAGCGCTCCTCCCAGACCTGTGAGGCGGTCTGACCCGGGGTGCGCCACCGGTCGCGGAACTCGGCGGTGGAGGAGGTGGCGGCCATCGGC
The genomic region above belongs to Acidimicrobiales bacterium and contains:
- the dxs gene encoding 1-deoxy-D-xylulose-5-phosphate synthase encodes the protein MILDNVNSPKDLRVLDQSELAQLADEIRAFVVEAVSATGGHLGSNLGAVELTLAVHRVFDSPRDVILWDTGHQAYVHKLVTGRRDGFAQLRQAGGLSGYPSRRESEHDWVENSHASTILSYAHGISTALDLGAQGDDADRRVVAIVGDGALTGGMAYEALNNLGHSGRRVVIVLNDNGRSYAPTVSHLSESLTRLRLNPSYVQARNRVKQFLRDVPAIGGLAYTSAQGLTAAMREVIEPHVFFESLGVRYTGPLDGHDIEVMEQALGHAAEWDGPIVVHVLTHKGKGYAPAEDDQVQRLHDLKVRPASAGPAGDGDAPIQCTDAFTQAMVEIGEDHPSVVAITAAMPGPTGLLPFQSKFPDRCFDVGIAEQHAVTAAAGMAMMGLRPVVAVYSTFLCRAFDQANLDVGLHGLPVVFALDRAGITGDDGPSHHGVLDLALTLAIPGMTVFAPSSAQEMPVMLRTALELDGPASIRYPKGPALQVDPASVGSGTSARKVRQGDGTVCLLAVGKMLAAAEQAADELAAEGIGATIWDVRVVKPPDPAMLTDAAGHGVVVTIEDGIRVGGAGAFLVDAMASLDETRRIPPVLVLGIPVAYIPQGKPAQILADLDLDGRGIAASVRKVLETSQATARFDLD
- a CDS encoding acetyl-CoA acetyltransferase produces the protein MASNGIRDRVAIVGMGCTPFGEHWDKGADHLLVDAANDAIGSAGVKIDDIDAFWLGTMGSGISGLTLSRPLKLDYRPVSRLENMCATGSEAFRNACYAVASGAYDTAMAIGVEKLKDSGFSGLVTARPVDDGTAASLTAPALFSLLSPAYAHKYGVDQAELKDVFTRIAWKNHHNGARNPRAQFRKEVPKEDIACSPIVAGPLGIFDCSGVSDGSAAAVIVRAEDAHRYCDNPLYVKALSFAAGPAAGPIDPGYDYTTFEEVVRSAADAYRQAGITDPRAELAMAEVHDCFTPTELVLMEDLGFAERGSAWKEVLAGTFDLDGELAVNPDGGLKSFGHPIGASGLRMLFECWLQLRGEAPAERRVAALDRGRTLGLTHNLGGSPGECVSFVSVVGSEPSA
- a CDS encoding OB-fold domain-containing protein, with the protein product MGGILAYGAYVPYNRLERSEIGAALGGPGGRGSRAVASYDEDSTSMAVEAARLALRSAPSGTRPEALYVSTTSPPYLDKTNATAVHAALGLDPGAVAADLNGSVRSAVAALGLALDASTGPVLVVASDVRTGLAGGADERDGGDGAVALLIGPGEAGLPVLAEPMAATSSTAEFRDRWRTPGQTASQVWEERFGEHAYLPLAEAAFTHALKDAGITAEEIDHLLVTGTHSRAARRFLAVSGVRREAVAPDLTPSIGNAGAAQPGLMLAAALDRAAPGQIVALVTLADGADVRLFRTTDALTEYASTRRAGTLAEQIESGRPGLSYTSFLTWRGQLVREPPRRPDPEAPAAPPSFRSEAWKLGFTGSRCTACGTRHLPPTRVCVHCRAVDHMVPERLADVPATVATFTVDRLAFSLSPPVVAAVVDFDGGGRFRCELTDVDPEAVAIGDRVEMTFRRLFTANGVHNYFWKARPVRATQEEVQG